A window from uncultured Desulfobacter sp. encodes these proteins:
- a CDS encoding FmdE family protein has product MKRSFIIFCTTLIFIFTAAHGFAAMPDITPEIKKAITTLKVTRSDCNFLVLTNATAVMTDGKSSLSILAQVQDATGAMVGKGNLLFFQRAQNAPLRIMLLKKSDRSAVIISAVDSQWAMDTIDFSLKTVSDPDFLTAAKDKYAAGKDLFTLATIGNAWAEGAPYDFLKSAELHNHICPGLTSGYLMAHFILAHYPLEHGQKYTIIGSPVWCKEDAFQVVMDQTPGKRGLVVKPLSEAQKEKVSVPNPAGMVLIWDKTSKQGKGIALSFDFDMLKGLYPENTPKTASILYTAKYLSSPDKFVSEAATFDLDETTFNRICEAGSNPWEVAGLTTP; this is encoded by the coding sequence ATGAAACGCTCTTTTATCATCTTCTGTACAACCTTAATCTTTATTTTTACTGCCGCCCATGGATTTGCAGCCATGCCGGATATCACCCCAGAGATCAAAAAGGCCATAACCACCCTGAAGGTCACCCGATCAGATTGCAATTTTTTGGTACTGACCAACGCAACCGCCGTCATGACGGACGGGAAATCAAGCCTGTCCATTCTGGCACAAGTTCAGGACGCTACCGGGGCCATGGTGGGAAAAGGAAACCTTCTCTTTTTCCAACGGGCCCAAAATGCACCGCTGCGCATCATGCTCCTAAAAAAATCAGACAGAAGCGCAGTGATCATCAGTGCAGTCGACTCACAATGGGCTATGGACACCATTGATTTTTCCCTCAAAACCGTTTCAGATCCCGATTTTTTGACGGCCGCCAAAGATAAATATGCGGCAGGCAAGGATCTGTTCACCCTGGCCACCATAGGAAATGCCTGGGCCGAAGGCGCACCCTATGATTTTCTGAAATCCGCCGAACTTCACAACCACATCTGCCCCGGCCTCACCTCGGGCTATCTGATGGCCCATTTTATTCTGGCGCACTATCCCCTGGAACACGGCCAGAAGTATACCATCATCGGCAGCCCGGTGTGGTGCAAGGAAGACGCCTTCCAGGTGGTCATGGACCAGACCCCGGGCAAAAGAGGCCTGGTGGTAAAGCCCTTGTCCGAAGCCCAGAAAGAAAAAGTATCCGTCCCCAATCCGGCAGGCATGGTCCTGATTTGGGATAAAACCAGTAAACAAGGCAAAGGGATTGCACTGAGCTTTGATTTTGACATGCTCAAAGGTCTCTATCCAGAGAATACGCCCAAGACGGCATCAATCCTCTATACCGCAAAATATCTGTCATCACCGGACAAATTTGTGTCTGAGGCAGCGACGTTTGATCTGGATGAAACCACGTTCAACCGCATATGCGAAGCCGGCAGCAACCCGTGGGAGGTGGCCGGCCTGACGACACCATAA
- the fabG gene encoding 3-oxoacyl-ACP reductase FabG, which translates to MSQKIDTKTAVITGASRGIGRAIAIELAGQGYYTFINYHSDKEGAGQTLDQVRAAGADGEIMQFDVADKEQSQAAIDHIVDRCDTIDVLVNNAGIVKDGLFIMMKEESWDEVIRTSLDGFFNMTKPILKKMVRQKYGAVVSIASLSGLTGNRGQANYSAAKAGLIGATRSVASEVARIGIRVNVVAPGLIETDMTKNLPMDNIKTMIPMARVGRPEEVARVVKFLCSDDASYVTGQVISVNGGMF; encoded by the coding sequence ATGTCCCAGAAAATAGATACAAAAACCGCCGTCATCACAGGGGCAAGCCGGGGGATCGGCCGGGCCATCGCCATTGAGCTTGCAGGCCAGGGGTATTATACCTTTATCAATTACCACTCGGACAAAGAAGGGGCCGGCCAGACCCTTGACCAGGTCCGGGCCGCCGGTGCCGACGGAGAGATCATGCAGTTCGATGTGGCGGACAAAGAACAGTCCCAAGCCGCAATTGACCATATCGTGGATCGATGCGACACCATTGACGTCCTGGTTAACAATGCCGGGATTGTGAAAGACGGCCTGTTCATCATGATGAAAGAAGAGAGCTGGGACGAGGTCATCCGCACCAGCCTTGACGGCTTTTTCAATATGACAAAACCGATCCTGAAAAAAATGGTTCGCCAGAAGTACGGTGCTGTTGTCTCCATTGCGTCCTTGTCCGGTTTGACAGGCAACCGGGGACAGGCCAATTACAGTGCGGCCAAGGCAGGGCTCATCGGTGCTACCCGCAGCGTTGCATCCGAAGTGGCACGCATCGGCATCCGGGTCAATGTTGTGGCACCTGGGCTCATTGAAACCGATATGACCAAAAATCTGCCCATGGATAATATCAAAACCATGATTCCCATGGCCCGGGTGGGCCGTCCCGAAGAGGTGGCCCGGGTGGTAAAGTTCTTGTGTTCGGATGACGCATCCTACGTCACCGGCCAGGTGATCTCGGTGAACGGCGGCATGTTTTAA
- a CDS encoding cytidylate kinase-like family protein: MNRSIHKLIDEQVKRWEMQKKQDVKPVDTCRVITISRERGSHGQQVAEALAQALGFDLFHHEILESMIKETQNAKVLLETLDEKGMNIVEDLVAALVHEHHLWPDEYSKALLRVLNTIGRHGNAVILGRGANFALKNINALKVRIVAPDALRRKVVQHEQDLNTEDAQKMMVSTDANRTAFIRRYFNADTEDPANYDLVLNTGTLSVEKAVSIIQSALA, translated from the coding sequence ATGAATAGGTCCATTCACAAACTTATTGACGAGCAGGTCAAGCGGTGGGAAATGCAAAAAAAGCAGGATGTAAAACCTGTGGATACCTGCCGGGTGATCACGATTTCAAGGGAACGCGGCAGCCATGGACAGCAGGTGGCAGAAGCACTTGCCCAGGCCCTGGGCTTTGATCTGTTTCACCATGAAATCCTTGAAAGCATGATCAAAGAGACCCAGAATGCGAAGGTACTGCTCGAAACCCTTGATGAGAAGGGGATGAATATCGTGGAAGATCTGGTTGCCGCACTGGTCCACGAACATCATCTGTGGCCCGACGAATATTCAAAAGCCCTGCTTCGGGTGCTCAATACCATCGGCCGACACGGCAATGCCGTTATTCTCGGCAGGGGAGCCAATTTTGCCTTGAAAAACATTAACGCGTTAAAGGTGAGAATCGTTGCCCCCGATGCCCTACGCCGCAAAGTGGTACAGCATGAGCAGGACCTGAACACGGAAGATGCTCAGAAAATGATGGTCAGCACCGATGCCAACAGGACCGCCTTTATCCGGCGGTACTTTAATGCGGATACCGAGGACCCGGCTAACTATGATCTGGTTTTAAATACCGGGACCCTGTCCGTGGAAAAGGCGGTCAGCATTATCCAGTCGGCACTGGCATAG
- a CDS encoding ABC transporter ATP-binding protein, with amino-acid sequence MAVEPLLKINDLCLEYRQNGTATQALDQVSLSLAPGETLGIIGESGCGKTSLAMAIMCLAKSAQITGTIRFDGIDLTRLKENKLAALRWNRVALVFQNSREVFNPVITVGEQVAETLIRHLGLDRDGSKKQTARLFGQAGLDPVWQNAYAHQLSGGMRQRVLIAMAVACSPDLLIVDEPFTALDAAAASDMADLILSLQQRLGFAMILISHAMPAISRMTENIITLYGGRVIETGPTRAVLSDPRHPYTRGLINACPEFYEYKDLWGIAGMPPAPGSVSGCPFCPRCVQHGPDCGTCRPALVEVEENRQVACHKGGITTVLEARGLEKTFNLNGTAIKAVQQVDLTIKFGEVVALVGPSGSGKSTLAHLLVALETPDNGRVIFQGTPLADNRTGACMHGMQLVFQDPAQAVSPRLTVLEAVREPLDIMGWKTPQERNEKALAALPLVHLSREPEFVHRPCHALSGGQRQRVSVARALVTDPVLLIADEITAMLDPSAQAHLLRMLKGLQNQKGFSMLFISHDIHLARKIADQAYLLDQGKIVAQGASFEIFESSNPAQILFKPQNHLHDTHPSIEKYAPGTSGRINPPFTGKETFA; translated from the coding sequence TTGGCCGTTGAACCACTTTTAAAAATCAATGATCTGTGTCTTGAATACAGGCAGAACGGCACGGCAACCCAGGCGCTGGACCAGGTCAGCCTGTCCCTGGCACCGGGTGAAACCTTAGGGATCATCGGGGAGTCCGGGTGCGGCAAAACCAGCCTTGCCATGGCGATCATGTGCCTTGCCAAATCCGCACAAATCACTGGAACGATCCGTTTTGACGGCATTGATCTGACCAGGCTGAAAGAAAATAAGCTTGCGGCATTGCGCTGGAACCGCGTTGCCCTGGTTTTCCAGAACAGCCGGGAGGTATTTAATCCGGTGATTACGGTAGGCGAACAGGTGGCCGAGACTCTGATCCGGCACCTGGGCCTTGACCGAGATGGGTCAAAAAAGCAAACCGCCCGGCTTTTTGGACAGGCCGGTCTGGACCCGGTCTGGCAAAACGCATACGCCCATCAGCTTTCCGGCGGCATGCGCCAGCGGGTACTCATTGCCATGGCCGTTGCGTGCAGCCCGGATCTACTCATTGTGGACGAGCCGTTTACGGCGTTGGACGCAGCCGCCGCATCCGACATGGCGGACCTGATTCTCAGCCTCCAGCAGCGCCTGGGATTTGCCATGATTCTGATCTCCCATGCCATGCCGGCCATTTCCCGGATGACTGAAAACATCATCACCCTGTATGGGGGGCGGGTTATTGAAACCGGGCCCACCCGGGCTGTACTCTCAGATCCCCGACATCCCTATACCCGGGGGCTGATTAATGCCTGTCCTGAATTTTATGAATACAAAGATCTTTGGGGCATTGCCGGAATGCCGCCGGCACCTGGCAGCGTATCCGGCTGCCCCTTTTGTCCGAGGTGCGTCCAGCACGGCCCGGACTGCGGCACCTGTCGGCCTGCACTTGTTGAGGTGGAAGAAAACAGGCAGGTGGCCTGCCATAAAGGCGGCATCACCACGGTGCTGGAAGCCCGGGGACTTGAAAAGACCTTTAATCTGAACGGCACTGCAATCAAGGCGGTTCAGCAGGTGGATCTCACGATTAAATTCGGAGAGGTCGTGGCCCTTGTGGGCCCCTCAGGCTCGGGGAAATCCACCCTGGCCCATCTGCTGGTGGCCCTGGAAACCCCGGATAACGGCAGGGTGATATTCCAGGGAACACCCCTGGCGGACAACCGTACCGGCGCATGCATGCACGGCATGCAGCTGGTATTCCAGGACCCGGCGCAGGCCGTGAGCCCCAGACTGACGGTGCTGGAGGCTGTCCGGGAACCCCTGGACATCATGGGATGGAAAACCCCACAGGAACGAAATGAAAAAGCCCTGGCCGCCCTGCCCCTGGTGCATCTGTCCCGGGAGCCGGAATTTGTGCACCGCCCTTGCCATGCACTAAGCGGCGGCCAGCGCCAGCGTGTCAGTGTGGCAAGGGCACTGGTAACCGACCCCGTACTGCTCATCGCCGATGAAATCACCGCCATGCTGGATCCGTCGGCCCAGGCCCATCTTTTGCGCATGCTCAAAGGCCTTCAAAACCAGAAAGGATTCTCCATGCTGTTCATTTCCCATGATATTCATCTGGCGCGAAAAATTGCCGACCAGGCCTATTTACTCGACCAGGGCAAAATTGTGGCCCAAGGCGCCAGTTTCGAGATTTTTGAATCATCAAACCCAGCTCAAATTTTGTTTAAACCCCAAAATCATTTGCACGACACCCACCCATCCATTGAAAAATACGCTCCCGGAACATCCGGGAGGATCAACCCACCATTTACGGGAAAGGAAACTTTCGCATGA
- a CDS encoding ABC transporter permease yields the protein MNVAFLPSLLSRMTPSGLAGAFVLGAIIVLALAAPLVCPHSHRQMSGPALIPPGMDHIMGTDELGVDLWAQICHGARISIIVGIGTALAAGLGGAIAGIVSGYAGGLTDTIIMRMVDVFLVLPDLPVMIVLAAFFGPSLISIVLVLSCFSWVHTARIVRARVLALKQRQYIRAAELNGASAFYLIRRHFLPEVFPLAAVSMIRLTGRAIVAEAGLSFLGLGDPASGSWGLILHHATSFPGIYYTRFWKWWLLFPWLALTLMVVSLALVSRDMEKIADPRLGKRS from the coding sequence ATGAATGTTGCATTTTTGCCGAGCCTTCTTTCCCGAATGACCCCTTCGGGCCTGGCCGGCGCTTTTGTACTGGGTGCCATCATCGTCCTGGCCCTGGCTGCACCACTGGTCTGTCCCCATTCCCACCGGCAGATGTCGGGTCCGGCACTGATACCGCCGGGTATGGACCATATCATGGGGACGGACGAACTGGGGGTCGACCTGTGGGCCCAGATCTGCCACGGCGCAAGAATCAGCATAATTGTAGGCATCGGCACGGCACTGGCCGCAGGATTGGGCGGAGCCATTGCAGGGATTGTGTCCGGATATGCCGGGGGCCTTACCGACACGATCATCATGCGCATGGTGGACGTCTTTCTGGTGCTGCCGGACCTGCCGGTGATGATTGTACTGGCCGCCTTTTTCGGACCCAGCCTGATCTCCATCGTCCTGGTGCTCTCCTGTTTTTCCTGGGTTCACACAGCCAGAATTGTCCGGGCCAGGGTGCTGGCCTTGAAACAGCGGCAATACATCCGGGCCGCCGAACTGAACGGCGCATCTGCGTTTTACCTGATCCGCCGCCATTTTCTGCCCGAGGTGTTTCCCCTGGCCGCCGTGAGTATGATCAGGCTCACCGGCCGTGCCATTGTGGCCGAGGCAGGGCTCTCCTTTTTAGGATTGGGAGATCCCGCCTCCGGGTCATGGGGATTGATTCTCCATCATGCCACCTCTTTTCCCGGCATCTATTATACCCGGTTCTGGAAGTGGTGGCTGCTGTTTCCCTGGCTTGCCCTGACCCTGATGGTGGTCAGTCTGGCTTTGGTCAGCCGGGACATGGAAAAAATCGCAGATCCCCGGCTGGGAAAAAGGAGTTGA
- a CDS encoding outer membrane lipoprotein carrier protein LolA has protein sequence MAKRLILEAAVTMLMAVVFSAGASAASMTDIQKAAGTIRSISADFIQEKHMKIIVKPLISKGIIRFKSPDKLRFEYREPIQNILIMQAKSVSRYIRKDDTFVRDNAAAMGAMTVVMDEISQWLKGNFSTSVFDAIVEETPAPGQIILTPKDKAMTHFIQDIVLVLSEQPGVFKEVVIRENQDSYTRLRFENVQLNQPIAPDAFAAPK, from the coding sequence ATGGCAAAAAGACTTATCCTGGAAGCGGCGGTTACCATGCTCATGGCCGTTGTGTTTTCGGCCGGGGCAAGCGCAGCATCCATGACGGATATCCAGAAAGCCGCCGGCACCATTCGATCCATCAGCGCCGATTTTATCCAGGAAAAGCACATGAAGATCATAGTCAAACCGTTGATATCAAAGGGCATTATCCGATTCAAAAGCCCGGACAAACTAAGGTTTGAATACCGGGAACCCATTCAAAATATCCTCATCATGCAGGCCAAAAGTGTTTCTCGATATATACGCAAAGACGACACCTTTGTCCGGGACAATGCCGCGGCCATGGGGGCCATGACGGTTGTCATGGATGAGATCAGCCAATGGCTGAAAGGCAATTTCAGCACCAGCGTGTTTGATGCAATAGTTGAAGAGACGCCGGCGCCGGGTCAAATCATCCTGACGCCCAAGGACAAGGCCATGACCCATTTTATCCAGGACATTGTTTTGGTATTGTCCGAACAGCCGGGTGTGTTTAAAGAGGTCGTTATCCGCGAGAATCAGGACTCCTATACCCGGCTTCGATTTGAAAACGTACAACTCAATCAACCCATTGCCCCAGATGCGTTTGCAGCCCCCAAATGA
- a CDS encoding ATP-binding cassette domain-containing protein, which translates to MLELKDIYFTVPDEEAGGHAEKTILNGINFTFERGKFYAITGPNGGGKTTLAKTIMGINKATGGQIIYNGKDITDMSITERAREGIAYGFQQSARFKGVTFRDLLAIAAGTDDEGTLMDILARVGFCSLDFLDKPVDSKLSGGEIKKIELATTIARNPGLAIYDEPDTGIDLWTIDPMVSLIKRQITENGTATIVVSHNKAFLEAADCLLLIKQGQIAYIGDLEGAMPLLGDLSVCGYTDVCEGEIDARCYR; encoded by the coding sequence ATGCTGGAACTTAAAGATATATATTTTACCGTACCTGACGAAGAAGCAGGCGGTCATGCCGAAAAAACCATTCTCAACGGCATCAACTTCACCTTTGAACGCGGAAAATTTTACGCGATTACCGGACCCAACGGCGGTGGAAAAACCACCCTCGCCAAAACCATCATGGGGATCAACAAAGCCACGGGTGGGCAGATCATATACAACGGCAAAGATATCACGGACATGAGCATCACCGAACGGGCCAGAGAAGGCATCGCCTATGGATTCCAGCAGTCTGCCCGGTTCAAGGGGGTAACTTTCAGGGACCTTCTGGCCATTGCCGCGGGCACCGATGACGAGGGCACACTGATGGACATCCTGGCCCGGGTGGGGTTCTGCTCCCTGGATTTTCTTGACAAACCTGTGGATTCCAAACTCTCCGGCGGCGAGATCAAAAAAATCGAACTGGCAACCACCATTGCCCGGAACCCCGGACTGGCCATCTATGACGAACCGGACACGGGCATTGATCTTTGGACCATTGATCCCATGGTGTCCCTGATTAAACGGCAGATTACGGAAAACGGAACGGCCACCATTGTGGTCAGTCATAACAAGGCATTCCTTGAAGCGGCAGACTGCCTGCTGCTTATTAAACAAGGACAAATCGCCTATATTGGTGATCTGGAAGGCGCCATGCCGCTGCTGGGCGACCTGAGTGTTTGCGGATACACAGATGTATGTGAAGGAGAGATCGATGCTAGATGCTATAGATAA
- a CDS encoding ABC transporter permease, giving the protein MKLNKTAVSGSMISYLVTAWVIVTLNFLLPRMMPGDPFVHLSGDEGEDLPEFTEAQKTFYMEQYGFDDPLPVQYARYLVKLARGDLGDSVYFNSSVAGILARRLPWTLGLVIAAVTLSTIIGTFLGAVSAALRHQWADRLLFVGLILISEIPAFLMGLVILFIFAAALDLFPLSGAMSHFTGQMTIMEKAGDIAKHAALPVATLTLARLGGVYLLARNSLVTVLEKDFIVTARAKGLTKIRIFWRHALRNALLPIVTRVFMSLGALVGGAILVENVFSYPGLGKLLRESVMIQDYPLIQGIFLLVTLAVLSANFMADIVYRRLDPRVGEQAPIREQGVVNA; this is encoded by the coding sequence ATGAAATTGAATAAAACAGCCGTATCCGGCAGTATGATTTCATACCTGGTTACGGCGTGGGTGATCGTTACCCTGAACTTCCTTTTGCCGCGGATGATGCCGGGCGACCCATTTGTTCATCTGTCCGGGGATGAAGGGGAAGACCTGCCGGAATTCACCGAGGCCCAGAAAACATTTTATATGGAACAATACGGATTTGATGATCCGCTGCCGGTCCAGTATGCCCGGTACCTGGTAAAACTTGCCCGCGGGGATCTTGGGGACTCTGTCTATTTTAACAGCTCGGTGGCAGGAATTCTGGCCCGGCGACTGCCCTGGACCCTGGGCCTTGTGATCGCAGCCGTAACGCTTTCCACGATCATCGGCACATTCCTGGGCGCGGTGTCGGCGGCCTTGCGCCACCAGTGGGCCGACCGCCTTTTATTTGTCGGACTGATCCTTATTTCCGAAATTCCGGCCTTTCTTATGGGGCTGGTGATTCTGTTTATCTTTGCCGCAGCCCTGGACCTGTTTCCCCTGTCCGGGGCCATGTCTCATTTTACCGGCCAAATGACGATCATGGAAAAAGCGGGCGACATAGCCAAACATGCGGCGTTGCCCGTGGCAACGCTGACCCTGGCCCGGCTGGGCGGCGTTTATCTTCTGGCCAGAAACAGTCTTGTGACCGTTCTGGAAAAGGATTTCATAGTCACGGCCCGGGCCAAGGGGCTGACAAAAATCAGGATATTCTGGCGTCATGCCCTGCGTAACGCCCTGCTGCCCATTGTCACCCGGGTGTTTATGAGTCTTGGGGCGCTGGTGGGCGGGGCAATCCTGGTGGAAAATGTGTTCAGCTATCCGGGACTTGGTAAGCTGCTGCGTGAATCGGTCATGATCCAGGACTATCCGTTGATCCAGGGCATATTCCTTTTGGTGACCCTGGCTGTTTTATCCGCCAATTTTATGGCGGACATTGTGTACCGGCGGCTGGACCCCAGGGTAGGCGAACAAGCACCGATCAGAGAACAGGGGGTGGTGAACGCATGA
- a CDS encoding SufD family Fe-S cluster assembly protein, with amino-acid sequence MLDAIDKNLLKAVADLDGIPNGVFNIRKNGQLFSRNVSDKINIEPNEDNTGIVVTVKPGVTNESIHIPVILSQAGLHDVVYNTFIIGEGADVTIVAGCGIHCASHKNEGHEGIHEFRVGKNATIRYQEKHVATGEGKGKRSLNPTTKVYLDENAVVEMELTQIGGVDEAKRVNEAELAAGSSLFVTERILTEGHQVAISENNIILKGADSKTNLVSRSVIKGDSKQDFYANVEARAKCFGHIECDAIIMDNGVNETVPALRALHPDAELTHEASIGKIANDQLIKLMSLGLTYDEAVDRIIRGFLK; translated from the coding sequence ATGCTAGATGCTATAGATAAAAATTTACTCAAGGCCGTGGCGGACCTGGACGGTATTCCAAACGGTGTATTCAATATCCGGAAAAACGGCCAACTGTTTTCACGTAATGTGTCGGACAAGATCAACATTGAGCCCAATGAAGACAACACCGGCATTGTGGTGACTGTTAAACCGGGTGTGACCAATGAATCCATTCACATTCCGGTGATCCTCAGCCAGGCAGGGCTCCATGATGTGGTATACAACACCTTTATCATCGGAGAAGGTGCCGATGTGACCATCGTTGCCGGATGCGGCATCCACTGTGCAAGCCACAAAAATGAAGGGCACGAAGGCATCCATGAATTCCGGGTGGGCAAAAATGCCACCATCCGCTACCAGGAAAAACATGTTGCCACAGGTGAAGGCAAAGGCAAACGCAGCCTGAATCCCACCACCAAGGTATATCTGGATGAGAACGCCGTGGTGGAGATGGAACTGACCCAGATCGGCGGTGTGGACGAGGCAAAACGGGTGAATGAGGCTGAACTTGCTGCAGGCAGTTCCCTTTTTGTCACCGAACGGATCCTGACCGAAGGACACCAGGTCGCCATCTCGGAAAACAATATTATTCTCAAGGGTGCTGACAGCAAGACCAACCTGGTATCCCGGTCCGTCATCAAAGGGGACTCCAAACAGGATTTCTACGCCAACGTGGAGGCAAGGGCAAAATGCTTTGGACATATTGAATGTGACGCCATCATCATGGACAACGGCGTGAACGAAACCGTACCGGCCCTGCGCGCCTTGCACCCGGACGCAGAGCTGACCCATGAAGCATCCATCGGCAAGATCGCCAATGACCAATTGATCAAACTGATGAGCCTGGGGCTTACTTACGATGAAGCCGTGGACAGAATTATCCGGGGATTTTTGAAATAG